The following are from one region of the Camelus ferus isolate YT-003-E chromosome 13, BCGSAC_Cfer_1.0, whole genome shotgun sequence genome:
- the LOC102504726 gene encoding LOW QUALITY PROTEIN: cytochrome b-c1 complex subunit 6, mitochondrial (The sequence of the model RefSeq protein was modified relative to this genomic sequence to represent the inferred CDS: deleted 1 base in 1 codon), with the protein MGLEDERRMLTGSGDPKEEEEEEEELVDPLTTVREQCEQLEKCVKARERLELCDERVSSRSQTEEDCTEELFDFLHARDHCVAHKLFNNLK; encoded by the exons ATGGGCCTGGAGGACGAGCGAAGGATGTTGACCGGGTCCGGAGATCCCAAGGAG gaggaagaagaggaggaggaattagTG GATCCCCTGACAACAGTGAGAGAGCAATGCGAGCAGCTGGAGAAATGTGTAAAGGCTCGGGAGCGGCTAGAGCTCTGTGATGAGCGTGTATCCTCCAGGTCACAGACAGAGGAGGATTGCACAGAGGAGCTCTTTGACTTCTTGCATGCAAGA GACCACTGT GTGGCCCACAAACTCTTTAACAacttgaaataa